From the Lathyrus oleraceus cultivar Zhongwan6 chromosome 3, CAAS_Psat_ZW6_1.0, whole genome shotgun sequence genome, the window tgtattcacagtattttaccgttgcaaagtgaataaaaagtttttcacagtttgtgggcagagagaaactctgcagaatttaattcttcttctccttcatcgttctttactttctttctttcttgaTTGTTCTTCTTTTTTTATTATCATTGTGTGGATGATAACAATTTTGTTCATTAAGATTGATTTAAATTCTCTATCGCTTGTGGTGGATTTCCAATAAATTCATCTGACATTAATTCttcaaagtgataattttgaaaaattatataaaatgtggattattttgaatttttattttattttaacaaatagattattaaagtaaaaggtaaaaataaaagtaaaaggtaaaaataaaagtaaaaagGTAAAATCAAAGTTATATGCAGTTTTCAAGACCCAAATGAGATAATAAGTTAAGTTAATAACAAGCGCAAAAACTCATCCAGAAGAAGTAAAGAAAAAACTCAAGCACTACACAACACTATAGTGGTTGAAGAAAAAAAAAGCTAGACACTATGAAAGAAATCAAAACAACAATGAGATTTTGAATCACTGAATCGAAACAAAAAAATGGAGTCAAGCGTTTTGGAATGTATCGGCGTTGAAATAATCGGCGTAATGTCACCGGTATCAATCTGCATGTTCCTCGTCGTCCTCCTCGTCTACTCCGTTTCCACCTCATCCTCACCTGACCTCACTATCCGCACCGCCGCAAATCTCGTATACGCCGAGAATCCCTCCGACACGACGGCGCAAAAACTCGAAGGTGCTCTCCTAAACGCTGTCGTTTTCGTTATCCTAATCGCCATCGTCACTTTCCTTCTCGTTCTGCTCTACTATTACAACTGCACATCCTTCCTCCGTCATTACGTCCGCTTCTCCGCTTTCTTTGTTCTCGCTTCCATGGGCGGATCCATCTTCCTTTCGCTGATTCAGCGTTTCTCTATCCCCTTAGATTCCATCACATGCtttgtttttctcttcaatttCACTATCGTCGGTGTTCTCTCCATTTTCTCTTCCGCTATTCCGATCATTCTCCGGCAGTGTTATATGGTTTGCCTCGGTATCATCGTTGCCGCGTGGTTTACCAAGCTTCCTGAATGGACGACTTGGACTTTACTTGTGGCTCTCGCTGTTTACGATCTTGTCGCTGTTTTGGCTCCCGGTGGTCCGTTGAAGCTTCTTGTTGATTTGGCCTCTAGCCGGAACGAGGAGCTTCCTGCTTTAATCTATGAAGCTCGCCCTACTGTTGCCCCGACCGGTAGGGCTGCTACATTAGGGTTTTTGGTAGCTGGTGCTACCGAATCGGGATTGGGATCGTCGTCAATTGAGCTTCAGGTGGTCCCTACTGGGAATGAGGGTAATAGGAACACTCATAGTGCTGGTGATTCTGTTGCTGTTGTTAGGGTTGAGGATCTTCGTAACGACGAAGGGGAAAGATCTCCATTGGTTGGTAATGTTGATCGTGAGGAGGAAAGGTCTCCACTTGTTGAGGTGAATAGGACTGAGAGAGAAATGGCGACGAGAGAAGCAGAAGAAGTTTCTGAGAGAGGTATTAAGCTTGGACTTGGTGACTTTGTTTTCTACAGTGTTCTTGTGGGTAGAGCTGCAATGTATGATCTCATGACTGTCTATGCTTGTTATCTTGCAATTATATCTGGACTTGGCTGCACTCTTATTTTGTTGTCTGTCTGTCGTCATGCTCTGCCTGCGCTCCCCATTTCGATTGCATTGGGTGTGCTTTTCTATTTCTTGACTAGATTGCTAATGGAACCGTTTATTGTTGGGACTGCCACAAACTTGATGATGTTTTGATTCTTATGAACTGACATTGACAAGGAATTTTATGATATGAGGTTAGGCTTTAGATATGTATGTAATAGTGCTTTTGTTGGCAAGGAAATTTGTGAATGGAGTTAAGAGATAGTGCTCCACGAGTCTTATCTCTTTTGTAGTAACAATACTTATTCACATCGTCTTATTATTTTGAGCTGATAGTGTAGAATGGTCACCCATGCCTAATGCTGCAGATCCTGTAAATTTAAAAGCTAAATTGAATATTACTAGTATTATATTGGTCCACAAGTGTTCCTGTTTTTTTTACAAGCATGAGTTGTGTGGAGAAATTAAAGGTGGCTAAGCATTTGTTGAGTATATCACTTCTATCTGAGTATCTTTTTTTGTTTTACAAATATTGAATTATGCCCTGATAAACCACATAATAGTGGACATTATCCAATTTTGTTATTCACACATCTCCCACAAACCGGAACACAATTTACTGGACTGCTTCATGTATTTTCTGTGTTGTTAATTTGAACTCTGAGGGTAGTGCTACTGGGTGATGTAGGTTTACGGATCATATGTACGTTTAGATGTGCATAATTAGACTGATTTTCATATTATGCTTGTACTTTTGTTTCCTGAATAGAACAACACATCATAAGAGGTTATAAGTGTATGCAACATTGCATGCAGATTGCACACATGCTTTCCAATCTATTAGTCCATTTGTTAGTTAGTTTTGCCAATTTTATAGTACAGAATGGTTTTAATTGGTAAGAAtaatttttaattccttttcCCTCCTCTTAAATTTTCTTCAATATAGCCTTTTTCAGAGAAGTGGTTGTCCTTACAATTAGTTGAATTCCAAGTGCTATTTAGGGTTTACTATGCTACTTGGATCTGTTCCTCCTAAGGATTGAACCATAATGAATGGCAGTATAGAAATATAAACTTAATCATCTTTGTAGGTCCTAAAATTatatgtttttctttgtttttccTTCCTTTAGGCTTTGCAATCCAAGATATTCACCTTTTGGTTCCTGTTTGCAGAACTGAGATGGCTGGGTTTAAAAGTATCTATCTATCTAAGGCTTAGATTAAGTTTCTTGAGATGCGATTTTAGTTGAGATTTGTAGGGAAATTGGTTATGGAATTCTCTGGGATTTTAGGTAACATCTAGAAGTAGGTAATGGGACAGTCTCCTATTGTTTGTAACTTTACGAAAGCGTAGCTTAATATTCAGGGTTAGAACTTTTACCTTGTTGTTGGTGCTTGGTGAGGTGAAGAAATGTCTAAACTTGATTTACATATCACTTTACATTTTGTTGATTGAACAAATCTTTGTCCAGTTCAGTAGAACCAGAATATTTTTTCTGTCTTCAATTTCCATTGGTAAAATATGAATTTCATGTATGGTTATTAATCAAGAGATGGATCAAATATGATTAAGGTTTAGGATTTAAGACATTTGAGACTGATATGATACTCTGACAGTCATTTGCCTACCAGTTCACAAATTATACCCATGTTCCCTTTATTTAGTGTTTTTTCTTCTTCATACAAGTAGTTGTTTTATCTGTCTGTTATGTGTACTATAACTCAGAACCCCAAAGGAAAGTAAGTTTCCTGCATACATGCATGTTTTATCTGTCTATTATGTGTACTATAGCTCAGAATCCCAAAGGAAAGTAAGTTTCCTGCATACATGCATGTTTTGTTGCTGCTGCTTGTTTATTTATGCATACATGCATGTTTTCCTGCATACTTATATTCGTCTTATATGGATTTATTTGCTTTTAAGTGTATAAATTATGTGATACAGATAAATAAGTAAATGTATGTATTTACATGTTTATGCACCGGGAAAATTTAACAGTATAAATATTTTCTCTATAAATTTGACTTCTCTTTTACTTTTAGCCATGCTTGGTGTTTGAAAAAAACTATAAAATGGTGTACCTGCACTGCTATTTTGGATGCCTTTAATCAAGGATTACAAGCACATAATCTTCCATATGCTGATGATCAATTTTTGGATATCAGAGATTCTGCCATACTAATAAGGGTGTTTATGGGTGTGGGTCGGCCCATGAACCCGTTGAATCAAACCAACGCAATCTTTAAATTATCCAAATCCATTTATTTACGGGTATATCCAATCCACAACAATCCGTATAATTTTGATTCGGGTATCGAATTTGAGTTTTGCAATACGCGGACCCGTTGACCCAATTCATTGATGTGACTTTGATATTACTAGAGCAATTATTATCCATCAATAATACTATTAGAGCTATGAGTTTATATAATTATAAGATTAAATGttatttcttattttcttttgtatcatTTTTAATTTATGTATTTTATGTAAATAACGTGTCTTCttgaattttatactattataaAATGTTATATTGTGTTGATAAATTTTATTAGACATTATATGATGTATTTCGTTAATTTGAGTGTTATAATGATTATGATTGTATTGAATTgtgttatatttttttaaaactaacaaaaagaatcataaaacatatatatttttattttgaaatataACCCGCGAATCCAACCCAACTTATTAATGTATGGGTCGGTTCAGGTCGATTTTGATAATGAAATTACGGATTTGATGACGGACTCAATCAATTGAAGTTTGAATGGATTGACTAACGGCTTAGATCAAATACAATCCAACTCAACTCGCGTTGttctattttaaaaaataattgattttaaatgaattaattttataaaattgatTAGAAAAGGAAAGTGATCGGAGGTAAGTATTTATTTTTGATTAAATTTTTAACAAAGCGAGTTGACAACataaattttttatatttttgtttaGACTCAAAAgttataaattttaattttaaataaaattaattttaaaaaatattatcaactctatttgaa encodes:
- the LOC127126559 gene encoding presenilin-like protein At1g08700; this translates as MESSVLECIGVEIIGVMSPVSICMFLVVLLVYSVSTSSSPDLTIRTAANLVYAENPSDTTAQKLEGALLNAVVFVILIAIVTFLLVLLYYYNCTSFLRHYVRFSAFFVLASMGGSIFLSLIQRFSIPLDSITCFVFLFNFTIVGVLSIFSSAIPIILRQCYMVCLGIIVAAWFTKLPEWTTWTLLVALAVYDLVAVLAPGGPLKLLVDLASSRNEELPALIYEARPTVAPTGRAATLGFLVAGATESGLGSSSIELQVVPTGNEGNRNTHSAGDSVAVVRVEDLRNDEGERSPLVGNVDREEERSPLVEVNRTEREMATREAEEVSERGIKLGLGDFVFYSVLVGRAAMYDLMTVYACYLAIISGLGCTLILLSVCRHALPALPISIALGVLFYFLTRLLMEPFIVGTATNLMMF